One Rosa chinensis cultivar Old Blush chromosome 5, RchiOBHm-V2, whole genome shotgun sequence genomic region harbors:
- the LOC112165803 gene encoding SAGA-associated factor 11 yields MSLPNEDSTSSTSDAQLNNIFGDLLDSIIVDVASECHRIAKLGLDRNFEEEEEEMRLSAQARVRVADPSNSSEANGKYLVDIFGQTHPPVANEIFECMNCGRTIMAGRFAPHLEKCMGKGRKARLKVTRSSTAAQTRHTRGNPGSTYSNYSNSNSTSRLPNGTSSAGGEEYSNGALEES; encoded by the exons ATGTCGCTTCCTAATGAAGACAGTACGTCTTCAACTTCTGATGCACAG CTTAATAATATTTTTGGGGATCTACTCGATTCCATTATTGTTGATGTTGCATCTGAGTGTCACCGAATAGCAAAGTTGGGACTTGATCGTAAttttgaagaagaggaagaagaaatgaggCTTTCAGCCCAAGCACGGGTAAGGGTAGCTGATCCTAGTAATAGTAGTGAAGCAAATGGCAAGTACCTGGTTGACATATTTGGACAGACTCATCCTCCTGTAGCCAATGAAATATTTGAGTGCATGAATTGTGGTCGAACTATCATGGCCGGAAGATTTGCTCCTCATTTGGAGAAGTGTATGGGAAAG GGTAGAAAGGCTCGTCTGAAGGTGACAAGAAGTAGCACGGCTGCACAGACTCGACATACACGAGGCAACCCTGGTTCCACATACTCCAATTATTCAAATTCCAACAGCACAAGCCGGCTACCAAATGGAACATCAAGTGCTGGAGGTGAGGAGTACTCGAATGGTGCACTGGAAGAGTCATGA
- the LOC112166567 gene encoding farnesol kinase, chloroplastic, whose product MHPCRALDPVGVATLCSVLPQLDHSPRLFYFTSSLRLRLTRTSISDATCSLPAATLRYPITELRIPRRRRLVTSAPATMFPENAVLADICATGVAGGVAVFFLLLWEQTAKFGFFDQKLNRKLVHISIGLVFMLCWPLFSSGYQGALLASLIPGLNIIRMLLLGLGIMKDEATVKSMSRFNDYRELLKGPLYYATTVTLACVVYWRTSPIAIAIICNLCAGDGLADVVGRRFGTQKLPYNRNKSIAGSVAMASAGFLSSIGYMYYFSKFGFVDKSWDMVLGFLVVSLASALVESLPISTVLDDNLTVPLTSILVGSFIF is encoded by the exons ATGCACCCGTGCCGGGCCTTGGATCCAGTAGGGGTAGCTACTCTATGTTCCGTGCTCCCTCAGTTGGACCATTCTCCACGACTATTTTACTTCACTTCTAGTCTTCGCCTTCGTCTCACTCGAACATCAATTTCAGACGCTACCTGCTCTCTCCCTGCTGCCACACTCAGATACCCAATCACTGAGCTTCGTATTCCTCGCCGCCGCCGCCTAGTGACGTCAGCTCCCGCCACTATGTTTCCGGAAAACGCGGTCCTGGCTGATATTTGCGCCACCGGAGTTGCCGGTGGTGTTGCTGTTTTCTTTCTCCTGTTGTGGGAACAAACCGCGAAGTTTGGGTTCTTCGATCAG aaactcaaCAGAAAGCTAGTGCATATCAGCATTGGCCTCGTTTTCATGCTTTGCTGGCCGCTATTCAG TTCGGGCTACCAAGGAGCACTTTTAGCATCTCTTATTCCAGGCCTTAATATTATACGAATGCTTCTACTGGGACTCGGAATAATGAAAGACGAAGCAACAGTGAAGTCAATGAGCAGATTTAATGACTATAG GGAACTTCTTAAGGGACCACTCTACTATGCCACAACCGTAACTTTGGCTTGTGTAGTCTATTGGAGAACTTCCCCCATTGCAATTGCAATAATATGCAATCTGTGTGCTGGAGATG GGTTAGCAGACGTTGTTGGTAGGCGTTTTGGTACTCAAAAACTTCCGTATAACAGAAACAAATCTATAGCTGGTAGTGTGGCAATGGCATCTGCTGGTTTTTTATCATCTATCGG GTACATGTACTATTTCTCCAAGTTTGGCTTTGTTGACAAGAGCTGGGAtatggttttgggttttttggtTGTGTCTCTTGCCTCAGCACTGGTAGAATCACTTCCCATAAGCACCGTGCTTGATGACAACCTAACAGTTCCGCTTACTTCTATACTAGTTGGCAGTTTCATTTTCTGA